The nucleotide sequence TCGCAGCGTACCACGTCCTTCATCGCCTCTCAGCGCCAAGGCATCCACCGAATGCTCTTAAGGCACTTGATCGCTCTCATGATCGATGTCCGGGCCCGACCGGCAGCCGCTCTCGAGCGGATGACGTCAGGCACAGGACCACGGTCACGATAAAGACCAGTGACCGAACCGCCTCTCGGCCGTCCGGTCACATGCTTGCCGAACATGACCTCCAACGGGCACCCCGCTCTCGCAGGACCCGCGGCCACATTCCCTCTTCACGATTTTCTTGAACGATGCCGGCAAGGCGCAAAGCGCGCAGGCAGGCAAACTCTTGACCTTCTCTCCGGATACGCCCTGCCGCCTCTCGCAAAAGAGCGCTGGTGGAGACAGACGGGATCGAACCGACGACCTGATGCTTGCAAAGCAACCGCTCTCCCAACTGAGCTATGTCCCCCTGATCATGGTGGGCCTGGGACGACTCGAACGTCCGACCTCACCCTTATCAGGGGTGCGCTCTAACCACCTGAGCTACAGGCCCGAGAGAGCGAATGGCGAATGGCGCGTGGCGAATGGAGCCAAGCGGCCTACCCTTCGCGACCGGCCCTTCGCTCTTCGCGCTTCTGATCCGGATGAGAAAGAGAAACGAGGACGGCTCGTTCAAACGTCCCGCCAATGGAGCCCTGACGGGGCTCCTGATATCCTAAATGACGTTCCGAGAGGACGGCGCCGAGATGACCCGGCAAGTCCTAAAAGAACATCCTTAGAAAGGAGGTGATCCAGCCGCAGGTTCCCCTACGGCTACCTTGTTACGACTTCACCCCAGTCGCTGACCCTACCGTGGTCGCCTGCCTCCTTACGGTTGGCGCAGCGCCGTCGGGTAAGACCAACTCCCATGGTGTGACGGGCGGTGTGTACAAGGCCCGGGAACGTATTCACCGTGGCATGCTGATCCACGATTACTAGCGATTCCGCCTTCATGCACCCGAGTTGCAGAGTGCAATCCGAACTGAGACGGCTTTTGGGGATTCGCTCCGGATCGCTCCTTCGCCTCCCACTGTCACCGCCATTGTAGCACGTGTGTAGCCCATCCCGTAAGGGCCATGAGGACTTGACGTCATCCACACCTTCCTCGCGGCTTATCACCGGCAGTCTCCCCAGAGTGCCCAACTCAATGATGGCAACTGAGGACGTGGGTTGCGCTCGTTGCGGGACTTAACCCAACATCTCACGACACGAGCTGACGACAGCCATGCAGCACCTGTGTGCGCGCCTCCGAAGAGGACCGGGGATCTCTCCCCGTAACACGCCATGTCAAGGGATGGTAAGGTTCTGCGCGTTGCTTCGAATTAAACCACATGCTCCACCGCTTGTGCGGGCCCCCGTCAATTCCTTTGAGTTTTAATCTTGCGACCGTACTCCCCAGGCGGAATGCTCAATGCGTTAGCGGCGCCACTGACCTGCAAGCAGGCCAACGGCTGGCATTCATCGTTTACGGCGTGGACTACCAGGGTATCTAATCCTGTTTGCTCCCCACGCTTTCGCGCCTCAGCGTCAGATCCGGACCAGACAGCCGCCTTCGCCACTGGTGTTCTTGCGAATATCTACGAATTTCACCTCTACACTCGCAGTTCCGCTGTCCTCTTCCGGTCTCAAGTCTCCCAGTATCGAAGGCCATTCTGTGGTTGAGCCACAGGCTTTCACCCCCGACTTAAAAGACCGCCTACGCGCCCTTTACGCCCAGTGATTCCGAGCAACGCTAGCCCCCTTCGTATTACCGCGGCTGCTGGCACGAAGTTAGCCGGGGCTGATTCTTCCGGTACCGTCATTATCGTCCCGGACAAAAGAGCTTTACAACCCTAAGGCCTTCATCACTCACGCGGCATGGCTGGATCAGGCTTGCGCCCATTGTCCAATATTCCCCACTGCTGCCTCCCGTAGGAGTCTGGGCCGTGTCTCAGTCCCAGTGTGGCTGATCATCCTCTCAGACCAGCTACTGATCGTCGCCTTGGTAGGCCGTTACCCCACCAACAAGCTAATCAGACGCGGGCCGATCCTTCGGCGGCAAGCCTTTCCCCAAAAAGGGCGTATCCGGTATTAGCTCAAGTTTCCCTGAGTTATTCCGAACCGAAGGGCACGTTCCCACGTGTTACTCACCCGTCCGCCACTCACTCCGAAGAGTGCGTTCGACTTGCATGTGTTAAGCCTGCCGCCAGCGTTCGCTCTGAGCCAGGATCAAACTCTCAAGTTGAAGAGCTGATCTCAAGCTGATCACAACATAAACGGAGTGCTCACACCCAAACCCGACGTTTCCATCAAGGTTCGGTGAGCTCCGAAACGAAGGTCAGCTCACATCTCTCACGGTCCGATTGCTCGAACCCGCAAGGACGATAACGAGCCGCCCGCGTTTCTCTTTCTCTCAACGATGCACTTGTCAAACAGCGCGGGCCCCGCCCACCAGCAGAACCCTCACACCCAAGACGCGCCGACGGCCCGGTTGCCCGGCCCATCCAGCCCACCCTCGGCGAGGAAGTCCGCGGCCCGGCACAAAGCCCGCCGCACAGGGTCCGCAGCCCCAAAGCCGCCAAACCCGACCGAACCGGAAGGACAAAAAACGGCCGATCCAGTCTCCCAGATCAGATCCGACAAGCCATCCAGCCCGACTAACCGCCAAAACACCGACCCACCAACAAGGTGGGCCGCAGCGCCCCGGCCGTGAAAAAGCCTCTACGGACTCACACAACGCACGTCAACACACAAAAAGAAAAAACCGCCTCACCCCATCATCGGCCGATGAAACCCAGGCGACACGGCCGGAGGGCCCGTGGGCCCCGACGCGATGCAGGATCGCCTCAATCTGGACATGCTGGCCCCGGACATCGGCGCGCCGGAGCCCCCTCCCCTAAGCACTCGTGATCGTGGGACTGAAGGACGGTCGACGAACCGGGGCGTCCGGTTCGAAGCACGGAACTTCCGACCGTGGCCGCCGAACAGCGGACATCTCCTGCCGCATCGCGCAATGCTCGACCACGTCGTCACGGGGACGCTCGTCCCTGCCGGCCGGCTCGGCTTGGTGCGCCGAGACCGGATGGGTCATGTCGCCGTTCGCGCGCCAGCCCTTGAACCCGCACAGAACGAGGTAGTCCCGGATCGTGATCAGATCCGCCTCCACGAGCGTCAGCGCCTGTTCCCGAGTTTCGATGAGATGGGGATTCAAGGACTGCTCCACGGCTCACAATAAACCTAAAAGAAATTTGTCTCGCGGACAAGTATGGTCCCGGCTTCTCCCCCGACCTGCCGATGACCGGACCGCCGACCGAACGAAAGTCAGAAAGATACCGGACCATCTCCCTGCACATACGATTCGATGGAGGTGATCATTCGGAAACACCGGATCACCTACCGAAAGGTTCGGTATATATCTTATGTTTCACACGTCTCTGCAAAGTGATTTGCATTTCCGGCGATCGGACTTGTCGATCGAGATTGCCTGGCAACAGAGGGGCTTTCCATCGAAGACCGCTGATGAGACCGCTGAATTCCCTTTCACTGTCCCGACCGTGCAAGGAATACAGATTTCAGCGGTTTGGTTGGGAGGGCCTCGATCATCGGCCATGAGGTCGCCCCGGAATCCACGTCGACGACCCATTCCCGCTCGAGATCAAGCTTTGCACGTGACGGACGGACATATCCGGCAAAGCTGTGAACGAGAGCCTCATCCTCAGATTCGCCGCTTTTCCCGGCTTCCTGCCCGTCACAGGCGCGGGTGCCCGCTCGGAGCGCTGTGCCGCCCAACCGAGCGCGAGGCGGCCGGCCCGCATCGTTCGCCGGCGGAGCTTGCCGAACCGTGATCCGCTTCGAGAACGTCACCAAGGTCTATTCCACCTACGGGCGGCGGCGCACCATCCTCGACCGGGTGAACTTCACCCTGAAGCCGGGCATCAGCTACGGCATCATGGGGATCAACGGGGCCGGCAAGTCCACGACCATGAAACTCATCGCCGGCGTCGAGGAGCCGACCCGCGGCCGCATCTTCCGCGGCCTGCGCGTGTCCTGGCCGCTCGGCTTCGCGGGCGGGTTCAACGCCAAGATGACCGGCCGCGACAACGTCATCTTCGTCTCCCGGATCTACGGGGAGGACCCGCGGCGGGTGCTCGAATTCGTCGAGGATTTCTCCGAACTCGGCAGCTACCTGAACATGCCGGTGAGCACCTATTCTTCCGGCATGGGGTCGCGACTCGCCTTCGGCATGAGCATGGCGATCCCCTTCGACTGCTACCTCATCGACGAGACGCTGTCCGTGGGTGATGCGCGCTTCCAGAAGCGCTGCGCCGACATCTTCAACAAGCGGCGCGAGACTGCGGACGTGATCCTGATCTCCCACAGCATGGAGCAGATCCGCGAGTATTGCAGTCAGGCGATCATCCTCATCAACGGGCAGGCCGTGGTCTACGGCGACGTCAACGACGCCGTCGAAGCCTACCGTCGCCTGAATAGCTGAAGGCTGCCGCGGGCGATCTTCAGAGACGCCCCGGGAGCATCCTTCGGCAGGAGCGATGCCGGCTCTTCCGGACGGCGCGGGAACGAGCGTCACGCGGCGGACACGGTTTTGCCGTGAGACCGGGCGAGAGACGAAGGCGGTGCGATCCGCCGCCGACAAGCGAGCGGGCGCAGCCGACCGTGCGGCGCGGGCGAGCATTGAGGACATGAGCACCGAGATCAGCAGCCCGAGCGGTGCGCCGCTGACGACCGCCGACCGCTCCACCGCGGTCGCGGAGTCGCTCAAGCGGTTCGCCCGCATCGCGCGCCAGTCCGACCACAAGAAGGGCATCCGTGCCTACCAGACGCATATCCGGCGCGATCCGTGGATCCCCGCCCTCTTCCTGCTCGTCTTCGCGCTGCCGACCCTCGTCACCGCCGGGTACTTCTATCTCATCGCCTCGGACCGATACGTCACCGAAGCCCGCTTCGCCCTGCGGCCGGCGCTCGGCAGCGTCGACAAGGTCCAGAACGACGAGACGGGCAGCAACAGCTCCCTGTCCAAGCAGATGATCGCGCAGGACACGCTGATCACGACGAGCTACATCGCCAGCCGGCAGATGATCGAGACCATGGAGCGGCAGATGCCGCTGCGGGAGATGTTCTCGCGCGAAGGCATCGACTTCCTCTCGCGGTCGGATGCGGAGGAGCCGATCGAGCGCTTCATGCGCTACTGGCACAAGCGCGTTACGACCTCGGTCGATGCCAACGGCGGCATCATCCTGCTCAAGGTGCAGGCCTTCGATCCGCAGGAATCCTACAACCTCGCTCGGGCGATCCTGCAGGAGAGCGAGCGCATGGTGAACCAGCTCAGCCTGAAGGCGCGCAACGCCGCGCTCGCCGAGAGCGGCCACGAACTCGAAGTGGCGAAGGAGCGGATGCTGGAGGCGCAGCGCGCGATGCGCGACCTGCGCAACCGGGCCGGCGTGCTGGACGCGCAGTCGGCCAACAAGAACAACCTCATGGTCATCGCCGAGTTGCGCAAGAAGCGCATCGAACTCTCGGTCCAGCTCACGCTGAGCCTGCGCGACCTCGCACCCGAGCGGCGCCAGATCCAGGATCTGAAGGCGCAGATCCAGGAGCTCGACGAGAACATCGAGAAGATCGAGCGGCAGATGACCAGCACCGATCCGGAGCAGCGCCGCCTGCTTTCGGAGGCGATGACGGAGTTCGAGGGGCTGGAGAACCAGCGCAAGAACGCGCTGCTGTATTACAACAAGGTGCTGGCGGCCAACGAACAGGCGCGCATCGTCGCCAACCGCCAGATCGAGTTCTTCACGCCCGTGGTCGAGCCGGTCGTCCCCGTCTCGGCGATCGAGCCGCGTCGCCACCTGTTCACGAGCATCGTCGCGCTGGTGGCGATGGCCGTGTTCGGCCTCGGCGTCGTGATCCGCAAGTATCTGTATGGCTGACGGACCGGGCCGAACGGCCTCGCCCTACGAAAGCCGGTCGTACCCGCGACGACGGCGAGGCGATGGTTTTGCCGGAAAGGTTCAGCCGATCGCACCGGGCGGCCGGCGGGTCGGGGACGAGGCCGTCGGGTCGGCCGGCGTGGCCGGGTCCGGCAGAAGGGCGGGCTCCGGGTCCGGAGCGGGCGTGGCCGTGGCGGGCGGCGCCCCCGCGGTGCCGCCGGTCCAGCCCTGCGCGCGCCAACCCCGGGCCCGCTCGTCGAGATCGATCGCCCCGCCCCGCCGCATCAGCGCGATGACGCGTTCGGCGATGTCCCCTTCGGCCTGCACCGTCACCAGCGTGCCGCCGCGCCGCACGCCCTCGGCATAGGTCTCCGCATCGGCCCCGCTCAGGCCGGCCCCGGCCAGGGCGCCGATCAGGCCGCCCGCGGCCGCTCCCAAGCCCGCTCCGGACAGGGCGGCGACGAGCCAGCCCGCCGCGATCACCGGACCGGCGCCGGGAATCGCGAGGAGGCCGAAGCTCGCGAGCAGGCCCGCCCCGCCGCCGAGCACGGTGCCCACCGTCGCCCCGGCCCCGGCTCCCTCGGCAGCCGGACTCTCGGGCGCGCGCACCGCGGGGTCAGGCGCCGATCCGGGATCGTCCGCAGGCTGCCCCCCGGTCCGCTCGGCGGCATTCAGGGCGACGATGCCGATATCCGCCTGCGGCACGCCCTCGGCCTCGATGCGGTCCACGACACGGGCGGCATCCTCGTGGCTGTCGAACAGGGCGGTGACGGCGCGTGCTGCCATGATGATCCCTCTCGCGATCCTTGGCCTTCCTTGCTCCCGCCGCCCTCACTCGGCGGCCACCTCGCCCCGGTCATCCACGCCGACGTTCAGGCTGCGGCCGGCATGCCCGGCGCGTCCGCGCCAGATACCCTGCCCGTCGAGATGCAGGTCGGCGACGTGGGAAAAGCCCATCCCGGCAAACCGTGCCCGCACCTGCGCGGCGGTGAAGCTGTTGGCACCGGGCTTCAACGGCGCGCCGACCGCGCCGTGCGCCTTCTCCGCCGGAGAGGGCGCCGGCGCCTCCGGTTCCGGGGCGGCCTGGACCGATGCCGGATAGCAGCACGGCGAGGAGGAGGGAACAGGCGCGCATCTCGGTCACGTCCGCTGGAGCCCGGCGAGGCGCCGGACGGATGTGCCTGACCAAGCCGTTGCCGCCCGCCCGGGTTCCGCCCGAGTGCGGGCGGTGCGGGCGTTAACGCCTCGCTAACCGTGCACCCGGCAAATCCTGCCGGGTGGGGCCTCTCGGGCGTGGTCCGCACGATTCGCGTCGGGGATGGAGCGGGATGAGCGAGACGGCGGGCGCCGTACCGGCGGGGGCAGGCGGGCTCGGCGGCCTCGCGGCCCTGCGCATGCCGAATCGGGCCAGCCTCCAGGCGTTCTCGAAGCGCTCGGACCTGTTCTTCGCCGCGGCGGTGATGGGCATCCTCGTGGTGCTGATCTTCCCGCTGCCGGCCTTCCTGCTCGACCTGCTGCTGGCCGTCTCGATCATCATGTCGGTGCTGATCATGATGACGGGGCTGTTCATCGACAACCCGCTCGAATTCACCGTCTTCCCGACGCTGCTGCTGATCGCGACCATGCTGCGGCTGGCGCTCAACCTCGCCTCGACCCGGCTGATCCTCGGCCACGGGCACGAGGGCACCGCCGCGGCCGGGCACGTCATCGAGGCCTTCGGGCACTTCGTGATGGGCGGCAACTTCGTGATCGGGATCATCGTCTTCGCGATCCTGATCATCGTGAACTTCGTCGTCATCACCAAGGGCTCGGGCCGCATCGCCGAGGTGGCGGCCCGCTTCACCCTCGACGCCATGCCCGGCAAGCAGATGGCGATCGATGCCGACCTCTCCGCCGGCCTGATCGACGAGAAGGCGGCCAAGACCCGGCGCGCGGCGCTCGAAGAGGAATCCTCGTTCTTCGGCGCCATGGACGGCGCCTCGAAATTCGTGCGCGGCGACGCGGTGGCCGCGCTCCTCATCACCGGCATCAACGTGGTCGGCGGCATCATCATCGGCGTCGCCCAGCAGGGCCTCGGCTTCGCGGAGGCCGCCAAGACCTACACCCTGCTCACCATCGGCGACGGGCTGGCGAGCCAGGTGCCGGCGCTGATCGTCTCGACCGCGGCCGGCATCCTGGTCTCGAAGGCCGGCGTGAAGGGCGCCGCCGACAAGGCGCTCGGCAAGCAGATGGCGAACTATCCGAAAGCGCTCGGCATGTCGGCCGGCGTGATGGTGCTGATCGCGCTCCTGCCCGGCATGCCGATACTGCCCTTCCTCGCCCTCGGCGGCGCCTCCGGCTACGCGGCGTGGCGCATCGCCAAGACCCAACGCGAGGCGCCCCCCGCCGCGGCGGAGGGCACGCCCGGTGCCGCCGCCCCCGGCGCGGCGCCCGCGGAAGAGACCGTCACCGACCTCCTGAAGCTCGACGACCTCAAGCTGGAGATGGGCTACGCCCTGCTCGCCCTCGTCAACGGCGAGGGCCAGGACCGGCTCACCGACCAGATCAAGGCCCTGCGCCGCCAGCTCGCGTCCGAACTCGGCATCGTCATGCCCTCGGTGCGCATCCTCGACAATGTGGGCCTGGAGGCCAACACCTACGTCGTGCGGGTGAAGGAGATCGAGGCCGGCACGGGTCAGGTCTTCCCCGGCCAGTTCATGGCGATGGACCCGATGGGCGGACAGGTGCAGCTCCCCGGCCAGCACCTGCTGGAGCCGACCTTCGGCCTGCCCGCGACCTGGGTCGACGCCTCGCTGCGGGATCAGGCGCAGCTCAAGGGCTACACCGTGGTCGATGCGGCCACCGTGATCTCGACGCATCTGACCGAGGTCATCAAGGCCCACGTCTCGGAGCTTCTCAACCACGTCGAGGTGCAGAAGCTGCTGCGCGAACTGCCCAAGGAGCACACCGAGCTCCTGAAGGAGGTGGTGCCCTCGCAGATCGCCACCACCGGCATCCAGCGGGTGCTGCAATTGCTGCTCGCCGAACGGGTCTCGGTGCGCGATCTCGGCTCCATCGTCGAGGGCATCGCCGAAGTCGCCGGCCACGTGAAGAACCCGCGCGACATCGTCGAGCACGTCCGCGCCCGGCTCGGCCGCCAGATCTGCGCCCAGTACCAGGGACCGGACGGGACGCTGCCGATCATCACCCTGTCGCCGGCCTGGGAGCAGGCCTTCCTCGAATCGATCGCCGGCGAGCGCGAGGAGCGCTACCTCGCCATGCAGCCCTCGCGGCTCACGGAGTTCGTCAACACGGTGCGCGACCGCTTCGAGCAGGCCGCCCGCATGGGCGAGATGCCGGTGCTCGTCACCTCGGTCCAGGCCCGGCCGTTCGTGCGCTCGATCATCGAGCGCTTCCGCCGCGAGACGCCGGTGATGAGCCAGGCGGAGATTCATCCGCGGGCAAGGCTGAGGACGGTCGGCTCCGTCTGAATCATTCTCTCGAACTTCCTCTGCGCCGCGGCAGCCGGCGGCGCACGGGGAGGTTTGCGAAAGACGATGGCGGACAACTCGGCAAGCCCAGCAACTCAACCTCAGGAAGCATTTTTTCACCTTCGTTAAGAACCCGGAGTCTAAAAGCCCTCGCTGCCCTGCAACAAGAACCGATTTCCGGGGCGCAGAAGGGTTTGCCGATGCTGCGTTTCGATATCCCGCGAAAGCTCTACGCCCTGGTTGCGCTGGCGGCCCTGAGTCTGCTGGCGATCTGCACCGTCGCGCTCAACTATCAGTACGACGCGATGTACGCGCAGCGCGTGAACCGCCTCTCGCTGATGACGGA is from Methylorubrum populi and encodes:
- a CDS encoding ABC transporter ATP-binding protein, which encodes MIRFENVTKVYSTYGRRRTILDRVNFTLKPGISYGIMGINGAGKSTTMKLIAGVEEPTRGRIFRGLRVSWPLGFAGGFNAKMTGRDNVIFVSRIYGEDPRRVLEFVEDFSELGSYLNMPVSTYSSGMGSRLAFGMSMAIPFDCYLIDETLSVGDARFQKRCADIFNKRRETADVILISHSMEQIREYCSQAIILINGQAVVYGDVNDAVEAYRRLNS
- a CDS encoding capsule biosynthesis protein, producing MSTEISSPSGAPLTTADRSTAVAESLKRFARIARQSDHKKGIRAYQTHIRRDPWIPALFLLVFALPTLVTAGYFYLIASDRYVTEARFALRPALGSVDKVQNDETGSNSSLSKQMIAQDTLITTSYIASRQMIETMERQMPLREMFSREGIDFLSRSDAEEPIERFMRYWHKRVTTSVDANGGIILLKVQAFDPQESYNLARAILQESERMVNQLSLKARNAALAESGHELEVAKERMLEAQRAMRDLRNRAGVLDAQSANKNNLMVIAELRKKRIELSVQLTLSLRDLAPERRQIQDLKAQIQELDENIEKIERQMTSTDPEQRRLLSEAMTEFEGLENQRKNALLYYNKVLAANEQARIVANRQIEFFTPVVEPVVPVSAIEPRRHLFTSIVALVAMAVFGLGVVIRKYLYG
- the flhA gene encoding flagellar biosynthesis protein FlhA; amino-acid sequence: MSETAGAVPAGAGGLGGLAALRMPNRASLQAFSKRSDLFFAAAVMGILVVLIFPLPAFLLDLLLAVSIIMSVLIMMTGLFIDNPLEFTVFPTLLLIATMLRLALNLASTRLILGHGHEGTAAAGHVIEAFGHFVMGGNFVIGIIVFAILIIVNFVVITKGSGRIAEVAARFTLDAMPGKQMAIDADLSAGLIDEKAAKTRRAALEEESSFFGAMDGASKFVRGDAVAALLITGINVVGGIIIGVAQQGLGFAEAAKTYTLLTIGDGLASQVPALIVSTAAGILVSKAGVKGAADKALGKQMANYPKALGMSAGVMVLIALLPGMPILPFLALGGASGYAAWRIAKTQREAPPAAAEGTPGAAAPGAAPAEETVTDLLKLDDLKLEMGYALLALVNGEGQDRLTDQIKALRRQLASELGIVMPSVRILDNVGLEANTYVVRVKEIEAGTGQVFPGQFMAMDPMGGQVQLPGQHLLEPTFGLPATWVDASLRDQAQLKGYTVVDAATVISTHLTEVIKAHVSELLNHVEVQKLLRELPKEHTELLKEVVPSQIATTGIQRVLQLLLAERVSVRDLGSIVEGIAEVAGHVKNPRDIVEHVRARLGRQICAQYQGPDGTLPIITLSPAWEQAFLESIAGEREERYLAMQPSRLTEFVNTVRDRFEQAARMGEMPVLVTSVQARPFVRSIIERFRRETPVMSQAEIHPRARLRTVGSV